TCCAGTGCCGCTTTAGAGGCCGCTACGGCCAAATCAACGGCCGAAACATCTTTGAAAGCTCCGTTGAACTTTCCAAACGGTGTCCGAGCACCGCCTGCAAGGAAAAATTCCGTTGCCATTGATTCATCTCCCTCACCATTGCGTTATTTCCCAACAAATACGGGTTTTCTCCGCTCCGAGAACGCACGTACACCTTCCCGTCCGTCCACACTCGAAAAGGCGGTCATAAACGCTTGATTTTCTTCAGTAAGCCCTGATTCAAGCGGTACATCCAGGGCAAGGTGAATGACCCGCTTTGCCTGTGCCAATGCAACGGCCGGCCGCTTTGCTAAATGATTGACCAGTTCCTGAGCTTTGTTCTGTAGTTCTTCAGCGCCAACAACGTCACAGACCAAACCAACGGTCTTTGCTTCATCGGCACTAAGCGAGCGTCCCAACATGGTGATTTCCTTGCTTCGCGCTTCCCCGATCAAACGCGTCAGACGCTGGGTACCGCCACCGCCCGGGATAATTCCCAACGTCAACTCGGGAAGCGCAAAAACGGCATTCTGAGCGGCTAATCGAAAATCACATGCCAAGGCAAGTTCAAACCCAGCCCCATAGGCTAATCCGTTTACAGCACATACCACAGGTTTAGAGCATGACTCGATCCGCCGAAGTGCCCGGCCAGACACACCGTTAAAGTGACCCATTTCGTCGTCCTCAAAGGTGAGAACTTGTTTGATATCGATACCTGCTACAAAGGCCTTCGTCCCTGCCGCAGTGATAAGAATGACGCAAACCTCGTCGTCCCTTTCTGCCTCACACAAATAACTGTCCAATGCCGCAAACGCCTCCAGGTTTAAAGCGTTAACTGGCGGGTTTTCAATGTGAATTCGCGCACAGACACCATCAACAAAGTAACTCACAACATCACTCATGACGTTCGCCTCCGTCATAGTCATACCAGCCCTTCTTAACCTTTCGACCAACCCGTCCAGCGCGAATCAATGTACGCAATGACTGCGGTGCCGCAAACCTTGAGTCCTTCAGCTCGTTGTAGAACACGTCCATGACGTGCAACCCGATTTCAACGCCAGCAAAGTCCTGCAACTCGAAGGGACCCATGGGGTAGTTCAGCCCAAGTTTTACCGCGGTATCAATATCCTCTTTACTCGCGACGCCCTCCTCAACCAACCGGATGGCTTCAATAAACTGGGGAATCATAATGCGGTTGACGATAAATCCAGGCGTATCTCGCTTGACTTCAACTGTCGTTTTCCTCATCCGCTCGGCAACAGTTTTCGTAACTAACACAGTTTCATCACTTGTCTCGTAACCTCGTACAACTTCAACCAGTCGCATCACTTGCGGTGGATTAAAGAAATGCATCCCGACTACACGGCCGGCACGACTAGTGGCTGACGCAATACTCGTGATAGATATAGAAGACGTGTTGGTCGTTAAAATCACGTCTGCCCTGCAAATAGTGTCCAATTGACGGAACAACGCCTGCTTCGTCTCCGAATCCTCAATAATGGCCTCCACGACAAAATCCACTTCCGATAATTGCCTGAGATCAGAAGTCAATTTGATTCGAGAGAGAACCTCATCCATGTCTTGTGCTGTAATTTTGCCCTTTGCAATTGACTTTTCCATGAGCGATCGTATCCGCGTAGACGCACTTTCCAAAGCTTGAGGCACGGTATCTACGAGAACCACGTGAAATCCATTTTGGGCCGCTAGGTGTGCGATACCAGCACCCATACTCCCCGCACCCACGACGCCAAGTAGTTCGATGTCAATCATTCACTTCACTCCACCCTGTTGTGTCCTCGTTAATAGTATAAAATTTCAATCTAGTCAGATAAATTCTCACATGAGACAAAGCGAAGTGAAGGATTTCCTCATAAATAAGGATTGCAAGAACCGTTCTCATGGATTTGAAGTACAATTTATCTCCAAAATGATTCTGGACTTGCCGCGTGTGATCTGGCACGATTGCACAATCGGAACAACTGCGCGGACTTCGAATCCGTCCAGAACGGAGTGATCGACTATCAAGCTCATTATTGCAGAGAAACCTTCTGTCGCGCGCGACATCGCCGGAGTGATAGGCGGAGTGAGACGGCACAGTGGGTACATTGAAGCCCGAGAATACACCATCACTTGGGCTGTTGGCCACCTCGTCACACTGGCTGACGCACACGACTACGATAGAAAATACAAGAAGTGGAGCGCTGAGGATCTACCTATTGTGCCGAAACCATTTCGGCTAAAAGTAGTTGAATCAAGCAAAGAACAGTACAACGTTGTTGCGTCGCTCTTAAAACGAGCAAAAGAAGTCATAGTCGCGACAGATGCAGGGCGCGAGGGACAACTCATTTATGAGCTGATTGCCCTTTCGGCTGGATACAAGGGCAAAGCCAAGCGCCTCTGGTTGTCTTCTCTGACGGAGGGTGCCATTCGCGAGGCGTTGAATGGCTTGAAGAACAATATAGATTACAGAAATCTCTACTTTGCCGGTTTTGCTCGCGCACAGGCAGATTGGCTGGTGGGCATCAATGCTACACGGGCCATGACCACGCACGCAGGAACGCTGCTCACCATTGGCCGAGTCCAGACGCCGACACTGGCGATGATCGTTCATCGAGATTGTCAAATTGAACAATTTAAGCCGGAACCATACTTTGAGTTGGAAGTTATTTTTACGCATGTGAACGGTGAGTACAAAGGCAAATGGTTTGATGGGGATAAGCAGACGCGTTTTAACAACAAGGAAAGTGCTGACCGAATACTTGGGAAAGTTAAAGGACAATCAGCGTGCATCACCAAGCTCACACAAAAGACTGTGCCGGAACAGCCACCTCAGCTTTTTGATTTAACGTCGCTCCAGCGTACCGCTAACCAGAAATTTGGATTTACGGCAGACCAAACGCTAAAGTTGGCGCAATCTCTCTACGAAACACACAAAGTGCTCACGTATCCGAGGACGGACAGCCGCTACGTCTCCGACGACATCGTCCCGACTTTACGCAAGCGACTGAGCGCAGCGGGCAAGATGTTCCCCGAGTTAACTGACCTGATTCCTCATGTCATCCGCCCAACAAAAAGAGTCGTTAACGGTGCAAAAGTGAGTGATCATCACGCGATTATACCGACGGAAACAACTGTTTCTACCACACTGAGACCAGACGAGCGGAAGATTTACGAGTTGGTGACCAAGCAAACCCTTGCAGCTTTACTGGTGCCCGCAGAGTGGGCATCGACGACAATAAAAACAACCATGGGGGGCGAGTTGTTTAAGACGAGTGGACGAGTTCTCGTGAAAAGTGGCTGGAAGTCGGTTTTTGGAACGGACACCCCCGATTCTACCGACAAGAAAGTCGACGATGAGGATACGCAAGCAACGTTACCCATGGTCGAAGAGGGAGATAAGGTGACCGCAAGAGACGCTGTCGTCTTGTCAAAACAGACGAAGCCGCCATCGCACTTTACGGAGGCGTCCCTCTTATCTGCCATGGAACATGCTGGAAGACAGGTGGACGATGAAACGTTAGCTGAAGCGCTCAAGGACCGCGGGTTGGGCACCCCTGCCACTCGGGCGTCCATCATCGAAAAAATTAAACGCGACGGCTACGTTGAAGTGAATAAGAAACACCTCGTAGCAACCAACAAAGGACGTGCCTTAATTGAGGCGATTCACATCGACGCACTCAAATCCCCGGAACTGACAGGCGACTGGGAGCACCGTCTGGCTCAAATCGAGTCCGGCAACGATGATGCAGGTCAATTTATCAGTGAAATCACGGAGTTCACACGGACGGTCGTTGCAACGATTAATCAAACGCAAGTGGACATGATCCTTGAGGGTCAGTCAATCTCTCGTGAGGCTGTCGGTACATGCCCCTTGTGCGGCGGAGCCGTCATTGAGACGAAAAAATCGTACGGATGCGTGAACTGGAAAACACAGGGTTGCAAATTCACTGTCTGGAAGCGCATTTCCGGCCATAAGGTGACGCAAACACAGGTGAAGGAGCTTCTCACGAAAAAGCGAACGAAGCGATTGAAGTTTAAAAGCAAGGCAGGTAAAGATTTCGAAGCGCGTTTAGTACTAACACCTGACGCCAGCGTGGAATTCGAGTTCGAAAGACGTGCAGGTAAGGGCGAATAAAGTGGCAGCGGATTATCTGATAGAACTTCGTCTAAACTGACCGGTTTCACTAAGACTAAACTGGCACAAGTCAGGTCAGGCACTCCCTTCAACGGATTGCCTGCACGGTAAAGCGATGGTCACCGTCGTTCCTTGCCCCACTTCGCTGTCAATCGCGAGTCGTCCACCATGCTGAGCGATGATCTTTTGACATATCATGAGTCCGAGACCCGTTCCATGTTCCTTTGTCGTGTAAAATGGGGTACCCAGCCTCTTCACTACGTCTCCGGGAATGCCAATTCCGCTGTCGCGGACTCGAACGACAATTTCGTCTTCCTGCTGGGTGGATTCAATGACAATCTTGCCACTGTCAGGTGTCGCGTCGATCGCGTTTCTTACAACATTGATAAACAATTGTTCCATGTCACTTGCGTCACACTCAACCGAGTGAACATTGTTATCTGCACTAAAAACGATCTCCACGCTTCTCATAATCGCTTCTGTACTGAGCAGTTGAATGACTTCAATCAGCCGCTGTTTCATGTCGATCATCCTAAAATTCCTTGCCCTGGGTTTAGCAAGGAGTAACATCTCGTTGGTCACAGCCTCGATTCGATTCAACTCGTTTTCCATGATGTCAATAAACTTCTGGGGATTGTCAGATGTGGATATGAGCTTTAAAAATCCCTTTAAAGCGGTTAAAGGATTGCGGATTTCGTGCGTTACGCCAGCTGCTAATTGACCAACGATAGCCAATTTTTCTGTTCTCCTGAGCATCTCTTCCGTCTGCCGTCGCTCTGTTATATCTCGGGCAACGACGACGGTGCCATTTAGCTCGCCAATGGAATCAAATATCGGTCCCTTAGTCACTTCAAATGTCAATGTTGTACCGTCGGGTCTTACATAACTATTTTCAAATCGATTCGTGGACGCTGACCGCCAAGTTTCTTCGTCTGTCTTCTGAACGACTTCCCAAAATTCGCCTGAAACCACACTATCACGGGATAATTGTTCGTTTGTCTTTCCTTTATAACCCTCTGCTGTAATTCCAAAGAAGTTTAACGCTGTATCATTCGCTTCTAACCATCGTCCCCTTCGATCCTTTAGAACGATCAGACTTGGGAGTGCGTTAATGAGCGTCCGTAACTGATTCTCGCCTTCCTGCAAATGATCAAATGACTCTCGCAACAATATGTTGGCGTGCTGGAGTTGGAGTGTTTGACATTTACGTTCAGTAATGTCACGCAACTGACCGTACGCACCGATTACGTGGTTGTCTTTGTCACGAATGGGCAATGCATCAAACAGACATACGTGGTGATAATGTGTCAGGGGGTTTTGAAAATCTAGCTCAACGTTGTGATAGACCTCACCTCGTTTTATGACGGTATCCATATAAGAACCGACTACAGGCATATCTTTTGTAGGTTGGTTGAGCATACTGTTCCGACTGATGCCCGTCATTTTCTCGACAAACGAATTCACCATGGAAACTTGCCCACGGGTGTCAGTGATAATGACCCCGCATGGTGATTTATTGAGGATGACCTGGTTCAGTACATCTAGTTCCGCGTTGCGCTTTCTCAGTACGAGCTCTCGTTCAATCGCGTCGACAGTCATAATTAAAATCGTTAAATAGGTCGGATGAGATAACTGTGCGGCTGTCATAATACTGACGGTGCCTATCACCGTTCCATCCATGTAATTTTTCAGGGGGACGGAGTAGCAGGCGAGATCGTGAAGATGCTCTTGATAGTGATCTCTGCCGATTAACCTCACAGGCGTGCGTTCTAAGAGGGCAATGTTGACTGCATTGGGTCCGAAGTCTTCCTCAGTGAACTGCATCCCCAGACCGATTCCCAGCTCATCCATCGTCCTTTGAATAGCCGCATCGCCGAAAACCTGAAGCACCAATCCAACTTCATCAGTGATGGCGACCATAAACGGGATGCCTCTCATCTGATGGAACAATTTCGCGGCAAAATACTGTCCAACGGACAAGACCTCAGCATAATCTCTTTGTCGTTGCGCTAATTCGTGTTCAGACCGTCTAGTTCTCAATACTGGAATTGCTGATAAGTCAATACCTGCTACCTGCGCTCTGTTTTTCGACTCCGTCACGTAATAAGGCTCTTCGTACACCACAAAGTACCCCTCCGGCATTGTTGACGCGCTAGTTTTGACAAAGGTGGAAGCCGAGGCCTGCCTTCACCGAATTATGTATATAAAACAACAATAACACAGAATGTTCGGACTTAAACGTCATTGGAATATTTTTATATTAATTTTCGTGTTGAATGCTCCTCCGAGGCAACGCGGCTACGGCAGGTAAACAGTTTTCAAATGGTCCATGTTTAATAAGTATTTTGTTCCGTTCGCTGTGACAAGCTCGGCCATACTGCTGTCGGAATCAACAGATTTTAATTGGCCAATCTTGTTTGGATGATCGCCCATGTCGAAGATGACCAGTTTGCCGCATAGTTTTTTGCACTGTTCCTTAAATGTTCTTGGAAGAGAACCGGGCACCGAGCGGTGGGGAATCGAGTCCGTATCAAGTGCATAGGGGGTGACGTCGTCGCGATACGGAATGAGCCATTTAAGATGACTCAACGTGACAAAAATGGTCTTATACACTGGTGAGTGGAATACAAAATAATCATTCATGATACTGGTAAGGTACCCGTGAATCGTCGTATTCCCGGACACATAAATTTCTACGAAATGTCCTCGCGCGTTCAGCAAAGCCTTGCGAAATGAGATACTTTCGTCATTCACACAAAATGGATGTTCCTGCGTGGGCGGTGTTTCCACAATTCCTTCCGAAAATGTGCCAAGTGATACGTTTTGGACGTGGACAAGTGGCGTGTAATAGAAGTTTCCGTATTGATTGATCACGAGAATGTCGAGACCGATTCCAACCAAATACCCAGTTATACATTTATTTCCAGACAACGTGACGTCCACATATCGTCCAGTGAACTCCTGCAAACAACTCATAAGTCCCCCTCCTCAGGTGGCACATGAAATTCTTTTAATATATAAGGTGCACCCAACCATAGACTAAGAGTATTGTCACAAGAACAGTTACTGGAATGACAATCGCCGTGAGCCGAATATATCGCCCCCAACTGATATGAACGTGGTGTTGTTTCAGTATATACATCCAGATCAGCGTAGCCAGCAGCCCGATTGGCATAATAAGCGATCCGATGTCACTTCCGATGACATTCCCGAGATACGCAACCTTAAGCGTCATTGGATCGAGATGCATGTTCGTCAGTGTCAACGTTCCGATCATTAACGCGGGATGGTTATTAAAGATGTTGGACATGATTGTCACGAGAATTGCCGTTGTTGCAACAGCATGAAGCCCGCTTCCTGTAACCAGTGGCTCGATCTCACGCATCAACCATGTAGTTAATCCGATCTTATGCATCCCGTAGACCACGACATACATACCAAATGCGAAGACTAAAATGTGCCATGGTGTCTTCTTTATCACATCTATTGGTGAAGTGCGCATCTTCAGCCAACGCCATACGAGTAGTATGGCTGCACCAAGAACGGCGGTGACCGATACCGGTATCCCAAAGTAGGCGCCGAGAAATAGCCCCACACGTACTGCTAATACATATAGCAGCACATTTCTAATGAACCGCACCTTTGCTTTGGATGGAACGTCGAATTCAATCTCCTTTTGCGTATGTCGCTCCAGGGTGGGAAATGCCCGACGCGGTGGCCATACGCTCCTGTGCTGCAGGTGTGGCCGTGGCCCCTGAACTGCGCGGTTTGCAGCGAGATCGCGGGGTAACTCCTTCTTCAATACCAAGTAATTTAGTAGTGAAAGTACGCCAAGACCGGTCATTGCCGGAACGAACATCATCGAAGAAAATGTGATCAAATTCATACCGATAATTTTCAAAGAAATTAGGTTGACAATGTTGCTCACGCCAATGGGGGCACTCGCCGCAGTGTCAATCAACGCACCACTGATTAAATACGGGATTTGCTGATGCGGCTTCAGTCCTAGTTTGTTGAGAAGAATCAGCAAAATTGGCGTCGCAATGATGATCCCGCCATCATTGTTAAAAAACATTGTCATCAGTAGACTCATCAAATTGATGTACCAAAACAAACGAACGCCAGAGTTTTTTGATAGTCTAGCTAAAAAATTCGCAGCAAATTGAAAGACACCAAAGCTTTCAAGAACAATAGCCATTGCAATCGTTGACAAGATAGTGACTGTGGCGCCACCCACATCGGCTCCAATCGTCCTCAAGTCTTCCAGGGAAACCGAACCGCTCAACACCGTCAGTGCCGCTCCACAAATCGCGGGAATTGCTTCGTTGAGTCCCCGAGGTCTCCACAGAATTAATACAACCGTCATAATGAAGGATGCAACCGTCAGTATTACAGTCCAAGTCTGCATACGTTTCCTGCCCCTCGTGTGACAGCTTTTGTAGCTACGAGTGAATGACTTGACGTTCTAGGATTGACATGCCATTTGACTCTCCATGATATCCATCCCCCCACTTTAACTGTCCTCTTATTGATGTTGGTATGGTATGGACTTTTCTACGACCTGCACACACCGTCTGTCCTATGAACATGGGAATTCCACTGAAGCCACTTCTTATTCCGTGCATACCAACTGGATTTTCTACCCAACATAACGGCATCATCTCTTAGGAGGATGGCTGTGCTTTCACTTGTACTCGCGTTAAGCCTGCATACCGTCATCAATACAAGCCCTATCTCACTCCAACAACCGGTAGCGAAACAGTCATCCCTTGCTGCTATGTCTTCGCACTCAGCCGGACAAACTGAAAGAACATTTCCGGTGTCATTGTACTTACCCACAGATCCCCCTCCTCCGGGACGTGCGATTGCCATAAATAGAAACCTCAAATACCTACTGGCTCAGCGGACGACAAACTATTATCATGCAAGCCCGTCTCAGCAAAAAAATATTCAACTCGTGGCACAACGCTTGAATGGTATCGTCGTTCGGCCGGGGGAAGTATTTTCTTATAACAGGCGTCTCGGTCCGTATACTCAGCAGAACGGCTATCACTGGGGACGAGCCTTTTCGGGTGATCGGATTGTACCTTCAATGGGTGGCGGGGTTTGCCAGGGAGCCAGTACACTTTATTCGGCGTTGCTCCGTACAGGGTTACCTATCGTCGAGCGACACAATCATTCCCTCCTTGTTCCATATCTTCCGGCCGGTGAGGACGCAACGGTTTCCATGTCGTCAGGGATGGACTTTCGGTTCAAAAACAATCATTCGTCTCCCATTCTGATCACGGCACAGGCGTATCCAAAAGAGCGACTTCTCACAGTCGCATTGTGGGGTGCACAACCACCAAAAGTCGTCTCTGTCCATCACAAAGTGCTCGCATATTACACACACAAAACCATCCGCAAGCATACCGCCCACGACGATGACGATGACGATGAGACTGTGGTAGCTCCTGGTCAAGATGGCGGAAAAGTGTCCACTTGGTTGGAGATCAAGACCGACAGAGGAAACCAAAAGAAATACGTTGGGACAGACACATATTATCCAAGTCCGAGGATCATAGCGGTCGGATCGGATGATTAAACGCAAATAACCGACTGTCCCGTTAAAGCAGTCGGTTAAGAATGGATCCTGAGGCTGATCATGCGACAAGTACTCAACAGTGGGTACAAGTTTGCACCCACTGTTAAGCCCGTCGATTAATAAACTGGAGTCGTGGTGCAGGATGTCGTTGCAGCTCCGTAAGCAGGAACCAATAGGAAGAACAGAACGAAGATGATCAGGAATACAACAGCCCAATGCGTGTATGCTCCAAATGTCCCGTACACATTAACCCCTCCTGTTAATACGTTGTTTCGAGGTTAATGTATGTCTAGGTGGTTGGCCTCTGTAAGGCTAAACGCCCATCAGGCGTCATGAAATTAAGCCCTGTTGTTGCAACCAAGCCTTTGCAACCTCCATGGCTGGTTTATGCTCGATCACGACCTGTTCATTCAATTTCTGCATCTCTGCGTCGCTGATTTTCCCCGACAATTTGTTCAACACTGTCTTCAGCTCAGGGTGAGCCTTGAGCACACTATCCCGAATGACGGGACAGGCGTAATACGGTGGAAACACATGTTTATCATCCTGGAGCACGACCAAGTGCAAATGAGGAATGTCCCCGTCCGTTGAGTAACCGTCTGCGACATCCACTTGACCATTTGCGAGCGCGACATACTTCAGCCCAATATCCATTGTCTTCACATCTTTGAAGTTGACGTGATAGACACGCTGCAAGGCCTTCAGTGTATCCTGTCGCGTGACAAATTCCTGTTCCGCGCCAAGCCTGAACTGGTCAGATTTAGCGGCCATCTGCGAAATTGTGTGAATGCCAAGCTTAGACGCTTCGCTCTGCGTCATGACCATGGCGTACGTGTTGTTAAATCCAATCGGGTTCAACCAGGTCACGTGGTATTTTTGCTCGAACTGTTTCTTCACGAGATTGTACACTTTTTGCGGATCCGATTGAGGAGGCTCATGTAGAACATTCACCAGTCCCGTTCCGGTGTACTCCACATAGGCGTCGATTTTCCCCTGCTTCATGGCATTCCACGTGACACTGCTGTCGAGCCACGTGTACATTTTCACGTGCAAATTCGTGTCATGCTCAATTAACAATTTCATTACGTCTGCCATAATGTCTTGTTCGGGAAAGTTCTTCCCGGCAATGACGATGGTGTTATCGTTCGTCCCGCAACCTGTTGCACCGAGACTTGCCGCACTGACCGTGATACCCAAAAATGCAACCATCGCAAGATGTGAAAAGCGCTTTACCCTCCACTTCTGAAACAAACGTCGCCACTTACTCACGAGCTAAACCTCCTTGCCGACTTCCCACAGTTGGGAGGATACGGCGTTTATTTCTGCTGCGTCACGGTCCCGTCAACTTGACCTGAACTGCGCATTCCTTTGGGTGTAAACACCCTGTCTAGCCAAAGCAGCAGAAAATCAAAGAGGATAGCGAGTAGAGCCGCCGGTATGGCCCCGGCTAAAATCAATTGCGTGTCGATCATGTCGATACCACGAATGATCAGGTCACCTAAACCACCAGCACCGATAAATGTCGCCAGAGTGGCTACACCAATCGTCTGGACGGTAGATGTGCGAACGCCAGCCATAATAACACTGCGCGACAGCGGCAACTCAACCATCCACAGGACCTGTTGTCTCGTCATGCCCATGCCCTTCCCGGCTTCCAAGAGTGATTTGTCCACTTCAAGTATCCCGGTATAGGTGTTTCGAACAATCGGCAATAGCGCGTACAACAACAGCGCAATGAGCGCTGGCAGTGTGCCGATGCCAAACAAGGGAATCATAAACCCGAGCAAAGCCAGGCTTGGGATAGTCTGGATGATGGAGACGACGACGATCACCGGTGTGGCGAGTTTCGGGTGGCGCGTCAAGTAAATCCCGAGGGGAATGGAAATGATGCACGCCAACGCGATAGCAATGATGGAAAGATAGATATGCTGACCGACTTTGTTAAAAATTTCGGGTGCTTCGTTCACCATTGTCTGAAAGAAAGTAT
This is a stretch of genomic DNA from Alicyclobacillus dauci. It encodes these proteins:
- a CDS encoding enoyl-CoA hydratase/isomerase family protein codes for the protein MSDVVSYFVDGVCARIHIENPPVNALNLEAFAALDSYLCEAERDDEVCVILITAAGTKAFVAGIDIKQVLTFEDDEMGHFNGVSGRALRRIESCSKPVVCAVNGLAYGAGFELALACDFRLAAQNAVFALPELTLGIIPGGGGTQRLTRLIGEARSKEITMLGRSLSADEAKTVGLVCDVVGAEELQNKAQELVNHLAKRPAVALAQAKRVIHLALDVPLESGLTEENQAFMTAFSSVDGREGVRAFSERRKPVFVGK
- a CDS encoding 3-hydroxyacyl-CoA dehydrogenase family protein, whose amino-acid sequence is MIDIELLGVVGAGSMGAGIAHLAAQNGFHVVLVDTVPQALESASTRIRSLMEKSIAKGKITAQDMDEVLSRIKLTSDLRQLSEVDFVVEAIIEDSETKQALFRQLDTICRADVILTTNTSSISITSIASATSRAGRVVGMHFFNPPQVMRLVEVVRGYETSDETVLVTKTVAERMRKTTVEVKRDTPGFIVNRIMIPQFIEAIRLVEEGVASKEDIDTAVKLGLNYPMGPFELQDFAGVEIGLHVMDVFYNELKDSRFAAPQSLRTLIRAGRVGRKVKKGWYDYDGGERHE
- a CDS encoding type IA DNA topoisomerase, with protein sequence MAEKPSVARDIAGVIGGVRRHSGYIEAREYTITWAVGHLVTLADAHDYDRKYKKWSAEDLPIVPKPFRLKVVESSKEQYNVVASLLKRAKEVIVATDAGREGQLIYELIALSAGYKGKAKRLWLSSLTEGAIREALNGLKNNIDYRNLYFAGFARAQADWLVGINATRAMTTHAGTLLTIGRVQTPTLAMIVHRDCQIEQFKPEPYFELEVIFTHVNGEYKGKWFDGDKQTRFNNKESADRILGKVKGQSACITKLTQKTVPEQPPQLFDLTSLQRTANQKFGFTADQTLKLAQSLYETHKVLTYPRTDSRYVSDDIVPTLRKRLSAAGKMFPELTDLIPHVIRPTKRVVNGAKVSDHHAIIPTETTVSTTLRPDERKIYELVTKQTLAALLVPAEWASTTIKTTMGGELFKTSGRVLVKSGWKSVFGTDTPDSTDKKVDDEDTQATLPMVEEGDKVTARDAVVLSKQTKPPSHFTEASLLSAMEHAGRQVDDETLAEALKDRGLGTPATRASIIEKIKRDGYVEVNKKHLVATNKGRALIEAIHIDALKSPELTGDWEHRLAQIESGNDDAGQFISEITEFTRTVVATINQTQVDMILEGQSISREAVGTCPLCGGAVIETKKSYGCVNWKTQGCKFTVWKRISGHKVTQTQVKELLTKKRTKRLKFKSKAGKDFEARLVLTPDASVEFEFERRAGKGE
- a CDS encoding ATP-binding protein — protein: MVYEEPYYVTESKNRAQVAGIDLSAIPVLRTRRSEHELAQRQRDYAEVLSVGQYFAAKLFHQMRGIPFMVAITDEVGLVLQVFGDAAIQRTMDELGIGLGMQFTEEDFGPNAVNIALLERTPVRLIGRDHYQEHLHDLACYSVPLKNYMDGTVIGTVSIMTAAQLSHPTYLTILIMTVDAIERELVLRKRNAELDVLNQVILNKSPCGVIITDTRGQVSMVNSFVEKMTGISRNSMLNQPTKDMPVVGSYMDTVIKRGEVYHNVELDFQNPLTHYHHVCLFDALPIRDKDNHVIGAYGQLRDITERKCQTLQLQHANILLRESFDHLQEGENQLRTLINALPSLIVLKDRRGRWLEANDTALNFFGITAEGYKGKTNEQLSRDSVVSGEFWEVVQKTDEETWRSASTNRFENSYVRPDGTTLTFEVTKGPIFDSIGELNGTVVVARDITERRQTEEMLRRTEKLAIVGQLAAGVTHEIRNPLTALKGFLKLISTSDNPQKFIDIMENELNRIEAVTNEMLLLAKPRARNFRMIDMKQRLIEVIQLLSTEAIMRSVEIVFSADNNVHSVECDASDMEQLFINVVRNAIDATPDSGKIVIESTQQEDEIVVRVRDSGIGIPGDVVKRLGTPFYTTKEHGTGLGLMICQKIIAQHGGRLAIDSEVGQGTTVTIALPCRQSVEGSA
- a CDS encoding DUF2642 domain-containing protein, with translation MSCLQEFTGRYVDVTLSGNKCITGYLVGIGLDILVINQYGNFYYTPLVHVQNVSLGTFSEGIVETPPTQEHPFCVNDESISFRKALLNARGHFVEIYVSGNTTIHGYLTSIMNDYFVFHSPVYKTIFVTLSHLKWLIPYRDDVTPYALDTDSIPHRSVPGSLPRTFKEQCKKLCGKLVIFDMGDHPNKIGQLKSVDSDSSMAELVTANGTKYLLNMDHLKTVYLP
- a CDS encoding arsenic transporter, translated to MQTWTVILTVASFIMTVVLILWRPRGLNEAIPAICGAALTVLSGSVSLEDLRTIGADVGGATVTILSTIAMAIVLESFGVFQFAANFLARLSKNSGVRLFWYINLMSLLMTMFFNNDGGIIIATPILLILLNKLGLKPHQQIPYLISGALIDTAASAPIGVSNIVNLISLKIIGMNLITFSSMMFVPAMTGLGVLSLLNYLVLKKELPRDLAANRAVQGPRPHLQHRSVWPPRRAFPTLERHTQKEIEFDVPSKAKVRFIRNVLLYVLAVRVGLFLGAYFGIPVSVTAVLGAAILLVWRWLKMRTSPIDVIKKTPWHILVFAFGMYVVVYGMHKIGLTTWLMREIEPLVTGSGLHAVATTAILVTIMSNIFNNHPALMIGTLTLTNMHLDPMTLKVAYLGNVIGSDIGSLIMPIGLLATLIWMYILKQHHVHISWGRYIRLTAIVIPVTVLVTILLVYGWVHLIY
- a CDS encoding VanW family protein — translated: MLSLVLALSLHTVINTSPISLQQPVAKQSSLAAMSSHSAGQTERTFPVSLYLPTDPPPPGRAIAINRNLKYLLAQRTTNYYHASPSQQKNIQLVAQRLNGIVVRPGEVFSYNRRLGPYTQQNGYHWGRAFSGDRIVPSMGGGVCQGASTLYSALLRTGLPIVERHNHSLLVPYLPAGEDATVSMSSGMDFRFKNNHSSPILITAQAYPKERLLTVALWGAQPPKVVSVHHKVLAYYTHKTIRKHTAHDDDDDDETVVAPGQDGGKVSTWLEIKTDRGNQKKYVGTDTYYPSPRIIAVGSDD
- a CDS encoding ABC transporter substrate-binding protein — encoded protein: MSKWRRLFQKWRVKRFSHLAMVAFLGITVSAASLGATGCGTNDNTIVIAGKNFPEQDIMADVMKLLIEHDTNLHVKMYTWLDSSVTWNAMKQGKIDAYVEYTGTGLVNVLHEPPQSDPQKVYNLVKKQFEQKYHVTWLNPIGFNNTYAMVMTQSEASKLGIHTISQMAAKSDQFRLGAEQEFVTRQDTLKALQRVYHVNFKDVKTMDIGLKYVALANGQVDVADGYSTDGDIPHLHLVVLQDDKHVFPPYYACPVIRDSVLKAHPELKTVLNKLSGKISDAEMQKLNEQVVIEHKPAMEVAKAWLQQQGLIS
- a CDS encoding ABC transporter permease, translated to MNTFFQTMVNEAPEIFNKVGQHIYLSIIAIALACIISIPLGIYLTRHPKLATPVIVVVSIIQTIPSLALLGFMIPLFGIGTLPALIALLLYALLPIVRNTYTGILEVDKSLLEAGKGMGMTRQQVLWMVELPLSRSVIMAGVRTSTVQTIGVATLATFIGAGGLGDLIIRGIDMIDTQLILAGAIPAALLAILFDFLLLWLDRVFTPKGMRSSGQVDGTVTQQK